GACTGGTGGGTTGAAGATCTGTGTGAACTGGATGTGGACCTCTATAGGCATGTCATGGTTGCAGTTAAGTCCAGAGGAAGGATCCCTTCTGATGCAGTTGTAGAAGCTCTCAAGGCTTATGCTGCTAGATGGCTTCCTGATTGCTGCGACACACTGGTTGACGATGTCTACTCCTCCACGTACAAGCATCTGCTTGAAACAATCGTTTGGCTACTGCCCTCGGACAAGGGATCGTTGGGATGCTCGTGCCGGTTCTTCCTGAAGCTTCTGAAAGTCACTGTCCTGATTGGAGCCGGAGAGCTCCTGAAGGAAGAACTCATGGACAGGATTGTCTTGCAGTTACACAAAGCTTCAGTCAATGATCTTCTGATCCCGTCCAAGCCGCCAGCTCAGACCACTTACGATGTTCAACTTGTTCAGACACTTATCAGTAGATATATGAGGCGCGCCGGAGTAGCTGAAGATGGGATCTTTCTCAACAACCTTGACCAGGAGATGTTTGAGACAAACTTAGATCATGAATCTTTGCTGTCATTATGCAAGCTCGTCGACAGGTACTTAGCTGCGGTTGCCTCCGATCCGAATCTGACAGTCTCTAGCTTTGTGGGCTTGGCGACTTCCATGCCTGAATCAGCTAGACCTTCGCATGATGGATTGTACACCGCTATCGACATCTTTCTGAAGGTTTGGTTGACAGCAACCATGTACAATTGCAATCTTATTTTCACCTTTCTCAAGCCATCAAGATCAGTTCGTTAAAaaatctcacttttcttctgCCTTTGTGATCAATCAGTTGCATCCCAGCCTACCCAagatggagaagaggaagatctcCAGCCTGATGGACGTCAAGAAGCTGTCCAAGGAGGCGTGCATCCACGCGGCGCAGAACGACCGCCTCCCGCTCCGCGTCGTGGTCCAGGTCCTCTTCTTCGAGCAGCTGCGCGCCGCGGGAGCCGCCTCGGCCACGGGCGGCGCAGCCAACGGCGGCAGCGTGGCTCGGTGCATGTTGCGCCTGGAGAACGACGACTGGAAGGAGGGCCGCGCGCTGCCGGAGCCCCCGACCCCCGGCGCCCTGAAGAAGCAACTGGGGAGCCTGAAGCTGGCCGACCAGTGTGACGACGatggcgggcggcggctggTGGCGAGGAGCAGCGCCGCCAACCAGAGCAGCAGGCTGTCTCTGTCGTCGCGGTCGCGGAGGATCTTTGACAAGCTGTGGGTCGGCAGCGGGAACCTGCCCGGGGAGGCCGTCGTCGGCAAGGGGTCGGATACATCCGGGAGCTCGCAGAGCCCGCGGTCGTCGGCGAAGCCGCTGGAGTCCAAGTCGTCCAGCTCGTCGTCGAGGAACCGGCGGTACTCGGTCTCGTAGGCTGGAGGCTGCTGTACAGAGGAAGGAGGAGCCTGGTCCGTCGTGAACGATGAACTGCTGCTAACCTTCACAGTTGGTGTCTGTGCTGACGTGCTGTAGTCGTCTCTTTTCCGAAGAACATGTTCAGACGTGCTTGGGGGCGTGCAGCTATGCAGCTAGAAAACTTTTCTCTATCTCCAAATTCCAATTGCTCTGATCTGGGGTAATGACCTTTTTTCTGTGACAGACTTAACAGTTATTCTTAAGCTTAACTCGGTGATCTGGGCAATTCTTTAAGTGACTATGGTAGTATGTTTGATGGCAATCACTGATCACTTAACAGCTGCTCGGGACAAATATATCCACATGACACGATATGAAATAGTACTACAGCGGATGAAAGATCAGGACCCATGGATCGATTCCAAGGCTACTTATCACGTTCCAGAAGGAGCAGCGCGTCGATTGTTCGTTCATTCCGCGTCTGCAGGCGCACAGGATCGCGTTGGCATCAGGGCATGAGGTTTCTCGATCCAGTTCCAACCGCACCAGTCGCTCACCGCCCGTTGCACACAGCCGCGCGGCGGAAGATCTGCCCTATGGACCGGGGCCTGCCGGCTGCCGATCCCCGCGGGACGGCGTCACGGCGGGCGGGCGACATCCTGCTCGGCTCCGGGCCCTAGGTTGCACCTGGTGCCCGGGGGACGGATAGTACGGATGACGCGTCATGCCACGCGCGCGGCCTGTTCACTATTGGGCTCCCTCTTCGTCCGCACTCTCGTGTTCAGCCGGCCAGTGGACTATGGGCCTTACTCTTTGGGACGGAAGGAGATCCTTTGTTGTAATGATATAGTAACCTGATCGCTCACATATGAGTCAATTCTCAGCGAGCTTAAGTGTTAATGACGATGTCACGAGGTAGAGGAACCGCTTCCCTTTGGACATGGGCAGAGGTGTCAACTGGGCTGCCCGGCACGACACGATCCGTTTAGGTCCGTTAACTAAGCAGGTTATGCCATCCTGGCCCATGTGTCCAACCTTAGGCCCATGTACGGCACACGGTCGGGTCGTGCTATGCTGGTCCACAATATGATAGGCTCGATGAATTTTCTTGACCCGTTAGCCCGTTAAAAACAAGTGCCATTTGCAATTGAACTCGTGACTTTGTGCTTGGTAGTAAAGTGTACTACTACTACATCACAATTCATATGTGATGTTACCTctaaaacaaattatatatatatttaaaaaataaaaaacttaaactGGTTGTATCGTGTCGACCCGACGTGTCACGCCTCCAATGCAGACACGACCGCCTAGCCGTACCGTGCCGGTCCAGCCCGTTCCCAACCAGGTCATGCCTTGTTTGGGCCGGGCTAAATTTGTTGTGCCATTTGGCTTGGCCCAGATGGACACCTTTAGACGTGGCCCTCCCGACTAAAATGGATGGTGCACAGTGGGCAATATGGaccacctcctcctgctccgCTCCACCGCAAGATCCTCTCGCTTTGAATGGAAGTC
The sequence above is drawn from the Phragmites australis chromosome 10, lpPhrAust1.1, whole genome shotgun sequence genome and encodes:
- the LOC133930735 gene encoding BTB/POZ domain-containing protein NPY1-like, with protein sequence MKFMKLGSKPDAFQTDGTDSRYVLSDLPSDIVVRVDEAKFYLHKFPLLSKSSLLQRLIIEASQNGTDDVVIQDIPGGVKTFEICAKFCYGMVVTLNAYNVVAARCAAEYLGMTEDVDKGNLIFKIEAFLNAGIFRSWKDSIIALQTTDALLPWSEELKLVGRCIDSIATKATVNPSNVMWSYTYNRKSASSDEIVEARKSSQAVPKDWWVEDLCELDVDLYRHVMVAVKSRGRIPSDAVVEALKAYAARWLPDCCDTLVDDVYSSTYKHLLETIVWLLPSDKGSLGCSCRFFLKLLKVTVLIGAGELLKEELMDRIVLQLHKASVNDLLIPSKPPAQTTYDVQLVQTLISRYMRRAGVAEDGIFLNNLDQEMFETNLDHESLLSLCKLVDRYLAAVASDPNLTVSSFVGLATSMPESARPSHDGLYTAIDIFLKLHPSLPKMEKRKISSLMDVKKLSKEACIHAAQNDRLPLRVVVQVLFFEQLRAAGAASATGGAANGGSVARCMLRLENDDWKEGRALPEPPTPGALKKQLGSLKLADQCDDDGGRRLVARSSAANQSSRLSLSSRSRRIFDKLWVGSGNLPGEAVVGKGSDTSGSSQSPRSSAKPLESKSSSSSSRNRRYSVS